The following coding sequences are from one Nicotiana tabacum cultivar K326 chromosome 1, ASM71507v2, whole genome shotgun sequence window:
- the LOC107830789 gene encoding uncharacterized protein LOC107830789 isoform X2 encodes MHYKKILWEKMNQEFSKGKKRKQETGCKKDVCAKRSAKTTERVENKRTSSKINYDALQKLTDDLNQISEEAELGRLEPKACANGDSADNLNIGFHDLEQENAYGEDDDSYRDNNDDSCYGYETGYYNSEDFDTDY; translated from the exons ATGCATTACAAGAAAATCTTATGGGAAAAAATGAATCAAGAGTTTTCAAAG GGGAAGAAACGAAAACAGGAAACTGGATGTAAAAAAGATGTCTGTGCGAAGAGATCTGCTAAAACAACTGAAAGAGTTGAGAACAAG AGAACAAGTTCGAAAATAAATTATGATGCTTTGCAGAAGCTGACTGACGATTTG AATCAAATTTCTGAAGAGGCAGAGCTAGGACGATTGGAACCTAAGGCTTGCGCTAATGGTGATTCAGCTGATAACCTGAATATCGGGTTCCATGATCTTGAACAGGAGAATGCGTATGGTGAAGATGATGACTCATATAGAGACAATAATGATGATTCATGCTATGGATATGAAACTGGATACTataatagtgaagattttgatACTGATTATTGA
- the LOC142162997 gene encoding uncharacterized protein LOC142162997: MVYSSNSNEVWDDLKERFDKVDCSRNFQIHRKIATTRQGTSSISTYFSKLRVLWVEFDSLAPISGRDAANSREFVQFIERQELLQFLMGLNESYEHTCSQLLMKIHVSSVNKAYSMLMERESQRTMSNTTIVDGVRWWR, encoded by the coding sequence ATGGTATATTCGTCAAATTCTAATGAGGTATGGGATGATTTGAAGGAGCGATTTGATAAGGTGGATTGCTCTAGGAATTTTCAGATCCACAGAAAAATTGCTACTACTAGGCAGGGCACTAGCTCAATTTCgacttatttctcaaaattgaGAGTGCTTTGGGTAGAATTTGATAGTTTGGCACCAATTTCTGGTCGTGATGCTGCCAACTCTCGTGAATTTGTCCAATTTATAGAGCGTCAAGAGCTTCTACAATTTCTAATGGGACTAAATGAGTCTTATGAACATACATGTAGCCAACTCTTGATGAAGATTCATGTTTCATCTGTGAACAAAGCTTATTCTATGTTAATGGAGCGTGAGAGTCAGAGGACAATGTCCAACACTACCATTGTTGATGGGGTGAGATGGTGGCGTTGA
- the LOC107830789 gene encoding uncharacterized protein LOC107830789 isoform X1: MHYKKILWEKMNQEFSKSDDKLQGKKRKQETGCKKDVCAKRSAKTTERVENKRTSSKINYDALQKLTDDLNQISEEAELGRLEPKACANGDSADNLNIGFHDLEQENAYGEDDDSYRDNNDDSCYGYETGYYNSEDFDTDY; encoded by the exons ATGCATTACAAGAAAATCTTATGGGAAAAAATGAATCAAGAGTTTTCAAAG AGTGATGATAAATTACAGGGGAAGAAACGAAAACAGGAAACTGGATGTAAAAAAGATGTCTGTGCGAAGAGATCTGCTAAAACAACTGAAAGAGTTGAGAACAAG AGAACAAGTTCGAAAATAAATTATGATGCTTTGCAGAAGCTGACTGACGATTTG AATCAAATTTCTGAAGAGGCAGAGCTAGGACGATTGGAACCTAAGGCTTGCGCTAATGGTGATTCAGCTGATAACCTGAATATCGGGTTCCATGATCTTGAACAGGAGAATGCGTATGGTGAAGATGATGACTCATATAGAGACAATAATGATGATTCATGCTATGGATATGAAACTGGATACTataatagtgaagattttgatACTGATTATTGA
- the LOC107830786 gene encoding zinc finger CCCH domain-containing protein 18-like — MAEEEEERAVLERELELQVEEQRDALHSLAQALSSDPSNPELLEVHEELVQSIKDAEEGLLHLKRARLLLEVDAIHCPIKEPADVVVEPLDPTEVKTEPLVDEEYSVGSKCRFRNNDGRWYNGLVVGLEGSRSAKICFLNPTSENMVMCKFFLQQRCRFGSSCRLSHGINIPISSLKKYIPMKWDPSLAGSSIWALSDSKVGLWKEAELECWDEKLNLGHVVFRDDGSSAMLGAENIELSELAEASDEEESYSGSEESDSSDYEDDSSQGLGFVESTALQRGVQTETTLFTKWENHTRGIASRMMANMGYREGMGLGASGQGMVDPIPVKVLPRKQSLDHAVGNQKAVDENKGKKSRGGKRKREKKFAAAARAAKEEEESRPDVFTLINNQLAVHGETTNNSAVKRQQSKTNREEKKEDRRALVAYDDEIKELRIRAQKLEEMMQRNRNEKLVYEAAMRKLNETRKAIASAEAAHTSASNAVHSKEKEKRWLKF, encoded by the exons ATGGCggaggaggaggaagagagaGCAGTATTGGAAAGGGAGTTGGAGCTTCAGGTGGAAGAGCAGAGAGACGCCCTCCACTCTCTCGCTCAAGCCCTTTCCTCTGATCCTTCAAATCCCGAACTCCTTGAG gtacATGAGGAGCTTGTTCAGTCTATAAAAGATGCTGAGGAAGGTCTCCTCCACCTAAAACGAGCCAGGTTGTTGCTAGAGGTTGATGCTATACATTGTCCCATAAAAGAACCTGCTGATGTTGTGGTGGAGCCTCTTGATCCGACAGAGGTTAAAACAGAACCACTAGTGGATGAAGAGTATTCTGTTGGATCAAAATGTAGATTCCGCAACAATGACGGAAGGTGGTATAATGGCCTAGTCGTGGGGTTGGAGGGTTCTCGTTCTGCCAAAATTTGTTTCCTTAATCCAACATCTGAAAACATGGTG ATGTGCAAGTTCTTTCTACAGCAGCGATGTCGATTTGGTAGTAGTTGCCGCTTATCACACG GTATCAAcattccaatatcctcattaaAGAAGTATATCCCTATGAAATGGGATCCATCACTTGCGGGTTCCAGTATCTGGGCTCTCTCAGATAGCAAAGTTGGCCTTTGGAAAGAAGCTGAACTTGAGTGTTGGGATGAAAAGCTTAATTTGGGTCACGTTGTTTTCCGTGATGATGGAAGTTCTGCTATGCTTGGAGCTGAAAATATTGAACTGTCCGAACTTGCTGAGGCTAGTGATGAAGAAGAGAGTTACTCAGGTTCCGAAGAATCTGATTCTAGTGACTATGAAGATGATAGTTCACAAGGGTTAGGATTTGTTGAAAGCACAGCCCTGCAGCGTGGGGTCCAGACAGAAACGACACTGTTTACGAAGTGGGAGAATCACACACGCGGCATAGCTTCCAGGATGATGGCAAACATGGGGTACCGTGAAGGAATGGGTTTAGGCGCATCTGGACAGGGAATGGTGGATCCTATTCCCGTGAAAGTTCTCCCACGAAAACAATCTCTTGACCATGCTGTTGGAAACCAGAAAGCTGTAGATGAAAACAAGGGTAAGAAAAGTAGGGGTGGTAAGAGGAAACGCGAGAAGAAATTTGCAGCAGCAGCTCGTGctgcaaaagaagaagaggaatcaaGACCAGATGTGTTTACTCTTATCAATAATCAGCTTGCAGTGCATGGAGAAACCACTAATAATAGCGCAGTAAAGAGGCAGCAAAGTAAGACGAACAGGGAAGAGAAGAAAGAAGATAGGAGGGCTCTGGTTGCATATGATGATGAGATAAAAGAGTTGAGGATACGAGCTCAGAAACTGGAAGAAATGATGCAGCGGAACAGGAATGAGAAACTGGTTTATGAAGCTGCTATGAGGAAGCTAAATGAAACTCGAAAAGCTATAGCCAGTGCTGAAGCTGCTCATACTTCTGCATCTAATGCAGTTCATagcaaggaaaaagaaaagagatggCTGAAATTTTAG